The following are encoded together in the Ignavibacteriales bacterium genome:
- a CDS encoding Mrp/NBP35 family ATP-binding protein, protein MIEITKSTLLNTLKKSDNQIINKNLLTLNSIKTIEQNGSSLTAEIVVPLPQAQIDKKLISHFSDLILKDFPSLKSIELKLVSKTINVTAHTDPKKDAILPGVKNTIAVASGKGGVGKSTVAVNLAVALAKQGAKVGLIDADVYGPSIPMMLGIKGKPQVYQSKTTMKMLPLESYGIKLISIGLLIEDNAPVIWRGPMASGAVKQFMSDVDWGELDYLLFDMPPGTGDIQLTLVQTIPLTGAVIVTTPQEVSLIDARKALKMFERVNVPILGVVENMSYFIAPDTNIKYDIFGTGGGSKLADELSAPFIGGIPIDPRVRIGGDKGVPIVYDIPDSEHATIMIQIADNLIEQVNLRNSKPQQKVEIILDDED, encoded by the coding sequence ATGATAGAAATAACTAAATCAACTTTGCTAAATACACTTAAGAAATCTGACAATCAGATAATCAATAAAAATCTTTTAACACTTAATTCAATTAAAACCATTGAACAAAACGGAAGCAGTCTTACTGCGGAAATTGTTGTACCGCTTCCACAAGCACAAATAGACAAAAAGCTTATTTCACACTTTTCAGATTTAATCTTAAAAGATTTTCCTTCTCTCAAATCAATAGAACTAAAACTCGTATCAAAAACTATTAATGTAACGGCACACACTGACCCGAAGAAAGATGCAATTCTTCCGGGAGTTAAGAACACCATCGCTGTTGCAAGCGGTAAAGGAGGGGTCGGTAAAAGTACAGTTGCTGTAAACTTAGCAGTAGCATTAGCTAAACAAGGAGCTAAAGTAGGATTGATTGATGCAGACGTTTATGGTCCAAGCATTCCAATGATGCTTGGAATAAAGGGCAAACCGCAAGTCTATCAAAGTAAAACAACAATGAAGATGCTTCCGCTTGAAAGCTATGGTATTAAACTTATTTCTATTGGATTACTTATTGAGGATAACGCTCCTGTCATCTGGCGTGGACCAATGGCAAGCGGTGCCGTAAAACAATTTATGTCTGATGTTGATTGGGGCGAGCTTGATTATTTATTATTTGATATGCCTCCCGGCACCGGCGATATTCAGTTGACACTTGTTCAAACCATTCCGCTTACCGGAGCGGTGATAGTTACTACCCCCCAGGAAGTTTCATTAATTGATGCAAGAAAAGCATTAAAAATGTTTGAACGGGTTAATGTTCCTATTCTGGGAGTGGTTGAAAATATGAGTTATTTTATTGCTCCTGATACTAATATAAAATATGATATTTTCGGAACCGGAGGGGGTTCAAAATTAGCAGATGAACTTTCGGCTCCGTTTATCGGCGGTATTCCGATTGACCCGCGTGTAAGAATCGGCGGAGACAAAGGCGTACCGATTGTTTATGATATTCCTGATTCCGAACACGCAACTATCATGATTCAGATTGCCGATAACCTGATTGAGCAGGTAAATCTGCGCAATTCAAAACCACAGCAAAAAGTAGAAATTATTCTTGATGATGAAGATTAA